The Gemmatimonadota bacterium genome includes a region encoding these proteins:
- a CDS encoding phytanoyl-CoA dioxygenase family protein, which produces MSIEQLQQYGLTGPFELADKSLVDAVCEVGIELQALQRQENIVRRLAGQEPQFRTKIDRHMEFKAMRDLCLDDNVKSVVSEHFGNDLFIWGSVFQLKSEGVSENIWHHDRAYENGRDQVNLYDTTNHFSILFALTDIGYGAGRIEYVKGSHQPIDGWNRDMRFVKEVPELVHDRIGTLTMERGQFTVFHSQIMHRSLPFEYGEPRISLAVRLARKGTEIPDYYPQNPNPAADTQGIARFNPSATFSFD; this is translated from the coding sequence ATGTCAATTGAGCAATTACAACAGTATGGTTTAACTGGCCCTTTTGAGTTGGCAGACAAATCCCTCGTCGATGCCGTATGTGAGGTCGGGATAGAACTACAAGCGCTACAACGCCAGGAAAATATCGTGCGCCGGTTGGCAGGACAAGAACCCCAATTTAGAACGAAGATCGATAGACACATGGAATTCAAGGCGATGAGAGACCTCTGTCTCGATGACAATGTGAAGTCCGTGGTGTCCGAACATTTCGGCAATGATCTTTTTATCTGGGGTAGCGTCTTTCAACTGAAATCTGAAGGCGTGTCAGAAAATATATGGCACCACGATCGCGCATACGAAAATGGTCGCGATCAAGTCAATCTCTATGACACCACCAATCATTTCTCTATTCTATTTGCGTTGACCGACATTGGGTATGGTGCTGGCCGCATCGAATATGTGAAGGGATCTCATCAACCCATTGATGGGTGGAACAGAGATATGCGATTTGTAAAAGAAGTGCCAGAACTCGTCCATGATAGGATCGGCACACTCACAATGGAAAGAGGCCAGTTCACGGTGTTTCATTCTCAAATCATGCATCGCAGCCTGCCTTTTGAGTATGGCGAGCCAAGAATCTCATTGGCCGTCAGGCTTGCGAGGAAGGGCACAGAAATCCCCGATTATTATCCACAAAATCCAAATCCAGCCGCAGACACACAAGGGATCGCCCGTTTCAATCCGTCCGCGACATTTTCTTTTGACTAA